The sequence below is a genomic window from Cryobacterium arcticum.
AACGGTGGAGTCGAGCACGACCATGAGCTGGGCGAGGGCCACCACGCTCAGGGTCCACCACCGGCGGGAATGGGGCACGGGGGTGCTCGTCGCGGGAGACGAAGCGGGGATCGTTTTAGACATAAACGCGACTCTATACGATACTGTGGAGTTCCGGATCTTAACAGTTCCTGAATTTACGCCCCGGTAACATGTGGAGTTGTACAGGGAAGGTCTGGCGCCTGCCGACGTACAGGCTCGTGGCGCATAATTTCAGGATCCGGCAGGGTCCGGAACCAGGACATACAGAAATGGAGATCGCCGCAATGACGCAGGTCGAACCCGGTTCGCTGGAGAGTGCTGTGGTGGAAACCACAGTGGTCGAAACCAAGCTGGGCCGCAAGCGCGACCACACCCGCGACCCGGAGATCCTCGCCGCCGCGCTCGAGGTTCTCGCCGAGACCGGCTTCGACGGCATGACCATCGACATGGTCGCCACCCGGGCCAAGGCCGGCAAGGCCACCCTGTACCGGCGTTGGCCGTCCAAGAACGAACTCGTCATCGACGCGGTCGCGTGCATGAAGCAGGCCGACCTCGACCAGTCCCGGCTGCCCGACACCGGCACGTTGCGCGGCGACCTGGTGGCGATGATCAAGCCCCGCACGATCGACGACGCCGTCAAGAAGATGCAGATCATGGCTGGTGTCATGTCGATGATCTCGGCGACGCCCGACCTCGCCGATGCGGCCAACGACGCTCTCATCAAACCGCGGGCCGCGGCCAACCGGTTCCTCATCCAGCGGGCCATCGACCGCGGAGAGGTCGACTCCGGCTGCGACATCGATGCCCTGTGCCTCGTCACCCCCGCCATGGCCACCTACCGCACGCTCATCGAACGTAAGCCCGTTGACCGGGACTTTCTC
It includes:
- a CDS encoding TetR/AcrR family transcriptional regulator, whose protein sequence is METTVVETKLGRKRDHTRDPEILAAALEVLAETGFDGMTIDMVATRAKAGKATLYRRWPSKNELVIDAVACMKQADLDQSRLPDTGTLRGDLVAMIKPRTIDDAVKKMQIMAGVMSMISATPDLADAANDALIKPRAAANRFLIQRAIDRGEVDSGCDIDALCLVTPAMATYRTLIERKPVDRDFLISLIDGVLLPALGLRGGDPARRGKVAPPAS